A window from Triticum aestivum cultivar Chinese Spring chromosome 6D, IWGSC CS RefSeq v2.1, whole genome shotgun sequence encodes these proteins:
- the LOC543377 gene encoding apoptosis-inducing factor homolog B, with product MAEAGKPRVVVVGGGIGGALLAKTMEPDADVVLLDPKDYLEVTWAELRSTVEPSFAERSLIYHRDYLTTATIVTSSAVNITEHAVLTADGQSLAYDYLVVATGHVFASAGSRTERLTEFQRDNEKIKSSESVLIIGGGPTGVELAAEIAVDYPEKKVTLVHRGSRLLDFIDQKASKKCLDWLTSKKVDVLFQQSVDLKSLSDTEKFYKTSAGETITADCHFVCIGKPLSSSWLHDTILKESLDTKGRVMVEKDLRVKGYNNIFAIGDITDIPEIKQGYLAQKHALLVAKNLKLLIKGSPPSKLATYSTGFPLAIVSLGRKDGLAQLPYLTLTGCIPGMLKSKDLFVGKTRKQMGLSA from the exons atggcggaggcggGAAAGCCGAGGGTGGTGGTGGTAGGCGGCGGCATCGGCGGCGCCCTGCTCGCCAAGACCATGGAGCCCGACGCCGACGTCGTCCTCCTCGACCC GAAGGACTACCTGGAGGTCACCTGGGCTGAATTGAGATCAACGGTTGAACCATCTTTTGCTGAGAGATCATTAATATATCACAGAGATTACCTCACCACTGCTACTATTGTAACATCTTCTGCAGTTAATATCACTGAGCATGCTGTTCTGACTGCTGATGGTCAATCACTTGCATATGATTATCTCGTTGTAGCTACTGGCCATGTTTTTGCTTCTGCTGGAAGCAGAACAGAGAGGCTTACGGAATTCCAGAGAG ATAACGAGAAGATAAAATCTTCTGAGTCCGTGTTGATAATTGGAGGTGGTCCAACTGGTGTTGAACTTGCTGCAGAGATCGCAGTAGACTATCCAGAGAAGAAGGTGACACTTGTTCACAGAGGATCACGATTACTTGATTTCATTGATCAAAAGGCTTCGAAGAAGTGCCTTGATTGGCTGACTTCCAAGAAAGTGGATGTGCTTTTCCAGCAATCAGTTGACCTAAAATCATTATCAGACACAGAGAAGTTCTACAAAACATCAGCTGGAGAAACAATAACAGCTGATTGCCACTTTGTGTGTATTGGTAAGCCACTGAGTTCATCGTGGCTACATGATACCATCCTGAAGGAATCTTTGGACACCAAAGGAAGAGTAATGGTGGAAAAGGACCTAAGAGTGAAGGGTTACAATAACATTTTTGCAATTGGTGACATCACCGATATTCCT GAAATCAAACAAGGGTACCTCGCCCAGAAGCACGCGCTGCTGGTAGCCAAGAACCTGAAGCTACTGATCAAGGGGTCGCCTCCGAGCAAGCTCGCCACCTACAGCACCGGCTTCCCGCTGGCGATCGTCTCCCTCGGAAGGAAGGACGGACTGGCACAGCTACCCTACCTGACGCTCACCGGGTGCATACCGGGGATGCTCAAATCCAAGGACCTGTTCGTCGGCAAGACGAGGAAGCAGATGGGCCTGAGTGCTTGA